One Hippea jasoniae genomic region harbors:
- a CDS encoding c-type cytochrome codes for MKGLRFLGVAIIAVSIITSSVAFAKDNSTKKQYTKKELKQLRDVFDNYGCSGCHMYMHKDSTSGPAVAVIAAMSKAKTKEWVESWIMNPKKHYNEPDVRALINQYVQYMPNNGVTKEDAEKLYEYLMAVANGAYDKKKK; via the coding sequence ATGAAAGGGTTGAGATTTTTGGGTGTGGCGATTATAGCCGTTTCTATTATTACTTCATCTGTGGCATTTGCTAAAGATAATTCAACAAAAAAACAGTACACAAAAAAGGAACTCAAGCAACTGAGAGATGTGTTTGATAACTACGGCTGCAGTGGATGCCATATGTATATGCACAAAGATTCAACCTCCGGACCAGCTGTTGCCGTAATTGCAGCAATGTCAAAAGCAAAAACAAAGGAATGGGTTGAAAGTTGGATAATGAATCCAAAAAAACATTACAATGAACCTGATGTCAGAGCTTTGATAAATCAGTATGTTCAATACATGCCCAATAATGGAGTTACAAAAGAAGATGCCGAAAAGCTTTATGAGTATTTAATGGCAGTGGCAAACGGAGCTTACGATAAAAAGAAAAAATAA
- the nosD gene encoding nitrous oxide reductase family maturation protein NosD: MLPRNKVYGLLAIFVIFIASSVYAQSLQQLIDNAKSGSVIVLKKDIYYGPITIKKPITIDGANEAIIDGQGKGNVITILSDNVTVKNLIIQNSGDQGWRMDAGIAVKKANHIKIIHNTIKDCLYGIQTKYMNYSLIEGNDISSKPYKQVGLRGDAIRLWWSHHNLVKNNYVHDSRDVIIWFCRHDTLENQVTVRSRYGIHFMYSNYDKVINYRGDHNMVGIYDMYTTNVEIDGALITNNTTVTAIGIGLKDASNLIAKNITIEHCTRGIFIDESPYEPGTSCKFQNISFLYTTVAMDFNTDVTRNRNIFIHNNYIGNLKDIRVTGGMIDRKRGKWLKNYWDRYIGYDENGDGIGDLPYFELSYSGLIGENNPQLMIFNGSPVITFIRFIEKLLPFSQPHILLEDKKPLMKMLKIKSLTVKEKDDGKA; this comes from the coding sequence ATGCTTCCAAGAAATAAAGTATACGGGTTGTTAGCCATATTTGTAATTTTTATAGCCAGTAGTGTATATGCTCAATCTTTGCAACAATTGATTGATAATGCCAAATCTGGCAGTGTAATTGTTTTAAAGAAAGATATATATTATGGTCCTATAACAATTAAAAAACCTATAACAATAGATGGTGCTAATGAGGCAATTATAGATGGTCAGGGTAAAGGTAATGTAATTACAATTCTTTCTGATAATGTAACTGTAAAGAATCTCATCATTCAGAATTCCGGGGATCAGGGATGGCGAATGGATGCAGGCATTGCTGTTAAAAAAGCCAACCATATCAAAATTATACATAATACAATAAAAGATTGCTTATATGGTATTCAGACTAAATATATGAATTATAGTCTTATAGAGGGTAACGATATATCTTCAAAACCATATAAACAGGTAGGGTTAAGGGGGGATGCAATAAGATTATGGTGGAGCCATCATAATCTTGTAAAAAACAATTATGTTCATGATTCACGGGATGTTATTATCTGGTTTTGTAGGCACGACACTTTAGAGAATCAGGTAACGGTAAGATCGCGCTACGGCATACATTTTATGTACTCAAACTACGATAAAGTGATTAATTATCGTGGCGACCATAATATGGTGGGAATATATGATATGTACACAACGAATGTTGAAATAGATGGAGCGCTTATTACAAATAACACAACAGTTACCGCAATAGGTATAGGTTTAAAAGATGCCAGCAATCTCATTGCAAAAAATATTACAATTGAGCATTGTACAAGAGGTATATTTATAGATGAATCACCTTATGAGCCGGGTACATCCTGTAAATTTCAAAATATAAGCTTTTTATATACAACTGTTGCTATGGATTTTAACACAGATGTTACAAGAAACAGGAATATTTTCATACACAACAATTACATTGGAAATCTTAAAGATATACGGGTTACAGGTGGAATGATTGACAGAAAAAGGGGTAAATGGCTAAAAAATTACTGGGATAGGTATATTGGATACGATGAAAACGGCGATGGCATAGGGGATTTACCTTATTTTGAGCTAAGCTATTCAGGATTGATAGGTGAGAACAATCCACAATTGATGATTTTTAATGGTTCGCCGGTTATTACTTTTATTAGGTTCATTGAAAAACTCCTGCCCTTTTCTCAACCACATATACTTCTTGAGGATAAAAAACCCTTAATGAAAATGTTAAAAATAAAATCATTGACAGTTAAGGAGAAGGATGATGGAAAGGCGTGA
- a CDS encoding 4Fe-4S dicluster domain-containing protein yields the protein MERRDFVKFLGVTVAGTAIGVGVTPILSKSGYKLLRPPGAIDEKEFLGACIKCGLCVQICPVNCIKLADIDEGLSYQTPYIDARTNACDFSCKGVQCVLVCPTYALEHELAETPEKVRMGLAKVIPDRCLAVKGEKLKEKSKHKWDEWKYKWKVNPDSYIKDVCELCFDKCPIGPSAITMEERKDEKTGRTYQIPVVQQGCTGCGVCEMVCPVEPPAIVIIPREKWGEKNG from the coding sequence ATGGAAAGGCGTGATTTTGTTAAATTTTTAGGTGTAACTGTAGCAGGGACAGCCATTGGTGTTGGAGTAACACCAATTTTATCGAAATCCGGATATAAATTATTAAGGCCACCGGGAGCTATTGATGAAAAAGAATTTTTAGGTGCATGTATAAAATGTGGATTGTGTGTTCAGATATGCCCTGTTAACTGCATTAAACTTGCAGATATTGATGAGGGTTTGTCTTACCAAACCCCCTATATAGATGCTCGAACCAACGCATGTGATTTTTCCTGCAAAGGCGTCCAGTGTGTGCTTGTTTGTCCTACATATGCTTTAGAGCATGAGCTTGCGGAAACGCCTGAAAAAGTAAGAATGGGTCTTGCGAAGGTTATACCTGATAGATGTCTTGCTGTAAAAGGTGAAAAACTCAAGGAAAAATCAAAGCATAAATGGGATGAATGGAAATACAAATGGAAGGTAAATCCCGATTCGTACATAAAGGATGTATGTGAGCTGTGTTTTGATAAATGTCCAATAGGACCATCTGCGATTACCATGGAAGAAAGAAAAGATGAAAAAACAGGCAGAACATATCAAATACCTGTTGTTCAGCAGGGTTGCACAGGTTGTGGAGTTTGCGAGATGGTTTGTCCGGTAGAACCACCGGCCATTGTTATTATTCCAAGGGAAAAATGGGGTGAAAAAAATGGCTAA
- a CDS encoding NapH/MauN family ferredoxin-type protein: MAKKEIKRGNFYELFINTRKIRPGRISYRCIRWFSIILITATFAFSYKWALDFLAGSLNGSRLMSFFLIDLYTGLEYILAHKALTFNALVGLLTILLFYFVVGGRTFCGWVCPYNLLAEIGEIIHEYLRKKGIIKKRRMYSEKIRYAFWVIFLLIPFITGAIFFESFNPLDIINRSFIYGPTVMVFWALLLLLVEVFYARRFWCKYVCPTGTTYGMVGKVGMLRVKFDLDNCTHCGNCYKVCIEPTLLTDALKEAKTKEDRKAFVKGLACINCARCIDVCAYDALKFDLRYIEKIL; the protein is encoded by the coding sequence ATGGCTAAAAAAGAAATAAAGAGGGGTAATTTCTATGAACTGTTTATAAATACCAGAAAAATTAGACCCGGTAGAATATCGTACAGATGCATAAGATGGTTTAGCATTATTTTGATAACCGCTACATTTGCCTTTTCATATAAATGGGCGCTGGATTTTCTTGCAGGTAGTCTTAATGGGTCAAGACTAATGAGTTTCTTTTTAATTGATCTGTACACGGGGCTTGAATATATACTGGCACATAAGGCTTTAACATTTAACGCACTTGTGGGTTTGTTGACAATACTCCTATTTTACTTTGTTGTGGGCGGAAGAACATTTTGTGGCTGGGTATGTCCATATAACCTACTTGCAGAAATTGGCGAGATTATTCATGAGTACCTGAGAAAAAAGGGTATAATTAAAAAAAGAAGAATGTATTCAGAAAAAATCCGATATGCTTTCTGGGTAATATTCCTGTTAATTCCATTTATTACAGGGGCGATCTTTTTTGAATCCTTTAATCCGCTGGACATAATAAACAGATCTTTTATCTATGGCCCTACAGTAATGGTATTCTGGGCTTTACTGTTGCTATTGGTGGAGGTTTTTTATGCCAGAAGATTCTGGTGCAAGTATGTCTGCCCAACAGGGACAACTTACGGTATGGTTGGCAAAGTGGGTATGCTCAGGGTAAAATTTGACCTTGATAATTGCACGCATTGCGGTAATTGTTATAAGGTGTGTATTGAGCCCACCCTTTTAACAGATGCACTTAAAGAGGCAAAAACAAAAGAAGATAGAAAAGCATTTGTAAAAGGGCTTGCCTGCATAAACTGTGCAAGATGCATAGATGTTTGTGCATATGATGCCTTGAAGTTTGATTTGAGATACATAGAGAAGATACTTTAG
- a CDS encoding ATP-binding cassette domain-containing protein: MIKIRNVIKDFGKGAVLKDINLTIEKGERVMVVGGNGSGKTTLLRCIIGSYSFEGQISILDMDARKDKSRLASFIGYVPQVPPPILMSVEQLIDFVADVDGNENEKDLIYQMLDKLNFEKSGIKRHFKKLSGGMQKKVLVAIALGRQPDILILDEPLAYIDPQSRMEISRAINEMPAELTLIYTSHKEEKGSIKADRIIEMDNGLVVRDEPYSDEVEN, from the coding sequence TTGATAAAAATAAGAAATGTTATTAAAGATTTCGGTAAGGGGGCCGTACTTAAAGATATTAATCTTACAATAGAAAAAGGCGAAAGGGTTATGGTAGTTGGTGGAAATGGCAGCGGAAAAACAACGCTTTTGAGGTGCATTATTGGCTCATATTCATTTGAAGGGCAGATAAGTATACTGGATATGGATGCCAGAAAAGATAAAAGCAGACTTGCTTCCTTTATTGGTTATGTGCCACAGGTTCCTCCCCCGATATTGATGAGTGTAGAACAGCTTATAGATTTTGTTGCAGATGTTGATGGAAATGAGAATGAAAAAGATTTGATTTATCAGATGTTAGATAAACTAAACTTTGAAAAATCCGGAATCAAAAGACATTTTAAGAAATTATCAGGTGGTATGCAAAAAAAAGTTCTTGTTGCCATTGCACTTGGCAGGCAGCCAGACATTCTTATCCTGGATGAACCTCTTGCATATATAGACCCTCAAAGCAGGATGGAAATATCAAGGGCTATAAATGAAATGCCAGCAGAGTTAACTCTTATCTACACATCCCACAAAGAGGAAAAGGGCAGCATAAAGGCAGACAGAATTATAGAAATGGATAATGGTCTGGTTGTAAGGGATGAACCTTATTCAGATGAGGTGGAAAATTGA
- a CDS encoding ABC transporter permease, with translation MKKFIKMVFFELKDSFRARWFYIYFVIFFGMMVGFLWSGVTASEVLGFTGLTRVLVAYIEITVIILPLFILISASRSVVAEKEFFILEYILSFPVSIGQYYWGKFVGKFITILIPVYLAFLASVLWGGVVKHFVIPWNIYFIYATLLISLSISFLGLAFLISSLSQKQDTAIFMGFFVWLFFVLFIDVGILGLFLKFGIDINIVLAMALANPLDLFRIAAFSLFDPKLAAIGPIAWTLLGKLGNNGLLALAFIYPSLVGIIMGVVGYVYFKHGDYI, from the coding sequence TTGAAAAAATTCATTAAAATGGTTTTTTTTGAGCTTAAAGATTCCTTCAGGGCAAGGTGGTTTTATATATATTTTGTGATCTTTTTTGGTATGATGGTTGGTTTTTTGTGGTCTGGTGTTACAGCTTCTGAGGTTTTAGGTTTTACTGGTCTTACAAGGGTGCTGGTAGCCTATATAGAAATTACAGTTATTATATTACCGCTGTTTATTCTCATAAGTGCCTCTCGATCTGTTGTTGCAGAAAAAGAATTTTTTATTCTTGAGTATATACTTTCTTTTCCTGTTTCTATAGGTCAGTACTACTGGGGAAAGTTTGTTGGTAAATTTATAACCATTTTAATTCCCGTCTATCTGGCTTTTCTTGCAAGCGTTTTATGGGGAGGGGTTGTCAAACATTTTGTTATACCGTGGAATATTTACTTCATATACGCAACTCTACTTATATCTTTGTCCATAAGCTTTCTTGGTCTTGCTTTCTTGATTTCTTCTCTTTCTCAGAAACAGGATACAGCAATATTTATGGGATTTTTTGTCTGGTTGTTTTTTGTTTTGTTTATTGATGTGGGAATTCTGGGATTATTCTTAAAATTTGGTATTGATATAAATATAGTGCTTGCTATGGCGTTGGCCAATCCGCTTGATCTGTTTAGAATTGCTGCCTTCAGTCTTTTCGATCCTAAACTGGCTGCAATTGGTCCCATTGCCTGGACATTGCTTGGTAAATTGGGTAACAATGGGCTTTTAGCTCTTGCTTTTATTTATCCATCATTGGTTGGAATAATAATGGGTGTAGTTGGTTATGTTTATTTCAAACATGGTGACTATATTTAA
- a CDS encoding right-handed parallel beta-helix repeat-containing protein — MKKYYIGFIGVLLLLFAISANASTLQQLIDKAQKGQTVTLKKGAVYKGGIVIKNKSLKLYCNHAVIDAASQKDVITIIHSPHTVIKDCVIKNSGSSGWRMDAAIKVVGSKHVTLMNNKIKNCLYGIVAKNSPYLLIEGNEIASKSFSEGEKGDGIRLWWSSNSRVVDNFIHDSRDVVSIFSNNVVFKGNKAKHSHIGVMIQNSNNNKILDFKGKNNEVNIFLNSSDGTIIKSFSINNNGKYRGVVLVRASDTLVENGKISGCKKALVVNLSPAKAGSRNVFKNIVIENSNIGVYLHTTKEQVKRNIFSNMKYSHNKVNILNEWNK, encoded by the coding sequence ATGAAAAAGTATTATATTGGTTTTATTGGAGTTTTGCTGCTTTTATTTGCTATCTCTGCCAATGCATCAACCCTTCAGCAGCTGATAGATAAAGCACAGAAAGGTCAGACAGTTACGCTTAAAAAAGGTGCTGTTTATAAAGGTGGAATAGTAATTAAAAATAAATCTCTAAAACTATACTGCAACCATGCAGTTATTGATGCAGCTTCACAAAAGGATGTTATAACAATAATTCATTCACCTCATACGGTTATTAAGGATTGCGTTATAAAAAATTCAGGCTCAAGCGGATGGAGAATGGACGCTGCTATCAAAGTTGTAGGATCTAAACATGTAACATTAATGAATAATAAAATTAAAAATTGTCTTTACGGTATAGTGGCGAAAAATAGCCCTTATTTGTTAATAGAGGGAAACGAAATAGCCTCTAAATCATTCTCAGAAGGTGAAAAGGGTGATGGTATAAGGTTGTGGTGGTCTTCTAACTCAAGAGTTGTTGACAATTTTATTCATGATTCCAGAGATGTTGTATCTATCTTTTCCAATAATGTTGTATTTAAAGGCAACAAAGCGAAGCATTCTCATATAGGTGTAATGATTCAAAACTCCAACAACAATAAAATACTCGATTTTAAGGGCAAAAATAATGAGGTTAACATATTTTTAAATTCATCGGATGGTACAATAATAAAATCTTTCAGTATAAATAATAATGGCAAATACAGGGGTGTTGTACTTGTAAGGGCAAGCGATACATTAGTGGAAAATGGTAAAATTAGTGGTTGCAAAAAAGCTCTTGTAGTTAATCTGTCACCTGCAAAAGCTGGAAGCAGGAATGTATTTAAAAATATCGTAATAGAAAATAGTAATATAGGTGTTTATCTTCATACAACGAAGGAGCAGGTTAAAAGGAATATTTTTTCAAATATGAAATATTCACATAATAAGGTTAATATTCTTAATGAGTGGAACAAATAA
- a CDS encoding DOMON domain-containing protein, which produces MNRVAFWFGLIGTVILLITGWDIIKENSPKTVSILSSVKIDGNIQPGEYTHHFIDKKNKYELYWRVIGKDIYFGLHSPKKGWVAVGLGGKKAMLGADIYIAYVKNGKTYIREDMGNSPFSHMPVTGENTIEAYAGKVCSKGTFVEFKRKLSGMGKTVTITNKPMRVIYAYANTADFNSYHGPGSRGITQINFLAKAREKKSGIGMLVEDVKSYQIAGIIWGVLFLFVSFIAIVTSFLEGRVESPVFISKEPVGVGPFAVLSGLAIFDILLVVLFVILLFVKTTPTLRGLIAASVFLILSIIVALYKYFYIDEEVVVHELDDELPW; this is translated from the coding sequence ATGAATAGAGTGGCTTTCTGGTTTGGACTTATTGGTACTGTAATTTTGTTAATTACTGGATGGGATATAATAAAAGAGAATTCTCCAAAAACTGTATCTATTCTTTCTTCTGTAAAGATAGATGGTAATATCCAGCCAGGAGAATATACGCATCATTTTATAGATAAGAAGAATAAATATGAACTTTACTGGCGTGTAATTGGCAAGGATATATATTTTGGTTTGCACTCGCCCAAGAAGGGATGGGTCGCTGTTGGTCTGGGAGGCAAAAAAGCAATGCTTGGTGCTGACATTTATATTGCGTATGTTAAAAACGGCAAAACATATATAAGGGAAGATATGGGTAATTCTCCTTTCTCACATATGCCTGTGACTGGTGAAAATACAATTGAGGCGTATGCGGGCAAAGTTTGCTCTAAAGGAACCTTTGTGGAATTTAAAAGGAAACTATCGGGGATGGGAAAAACTGTTACTATAACAAATAAACCAATGAGGGTTATTTATGCTTATGCAAATACTGCTGATTTCAATTCTTATCACGGTCCGGGATCAAGAGGTATAACCCAGATAAATTTTCTTGCAAAAGCCAGAGAGAAAAAGAGCGGTATAGGTATGCTGGTGGAGGATGTAAAATCATATCAGATAGCAGGTATCATATGGGGTGTTTTGTTCTTGTTTGTATCGTTTATAGCAATAGTTACTTCATTTCTTGAAGGCAGGGTTGAATCCCCTGTATTTATTTCAAAAGAGCCTGTGGGCGTGGGACCTTTTGCTGTACTGAGTGGTCTTGCCATTTTTGATATACTGCTTGTTGTTTTATTTGTTATTTTGCTTTTTGTAAAAACAACACCAACATTGAGAGGTCTGATTGCAGCCTCTGTATTTTTAATCCTGTCGATAATAGTGGCATTATATAAATATTTCTACATTGACGAGGAAGTAGTGGTTCATGAACTGGATGATGAATTACCCTGGTAA
- a CDS encoding QcrA and Rieske domain-containing protein — protein sequence MSEKDRKLESSCEACVHRRKILKGLIGVAGLGASLGFLASFGTIKPEEKKKGRRKINKGDKLVFAVGDMANKVITVDSLPVGKGTLAYPKGKEDHDNLILLFHAKYDEFEKPTKLKFVTKEGFAAYSAICTHMGCTVEWYPNKQFSFNFPHLFCPCHQSVFDVFHGAKVLAGPAPRPLPQLPIMVANNEIVAAGDFDGPIGPLPGGK from the coding sequence ATGTCTGAGAAAGATAGAAAACTTGAGAGTTCATGTGAGGCATGTGTGCACAGAAGAAAAATATTAAAAGGCTTAATTGGTGTGGCAGGACTTGGTGCATCGCTGGGGTTTCTTGCATCTTTTGGAACGATAAAGCCCGAAGAAAAAAAGAAGGGCAGAAGAAAAATTAACAAGGGGGATAAACTTGTATTTGCTGTAGGAGATATGGCAAACAAAGTAATTACTGTTGATTCTTTGCCTGTGGGAAAAGGGACGCTGGCATACCCAAAAGGAAAAGAAGACCATGATAATCTTATTCTACTGTTCCATGCAAAATATGATGAATTTGAAAAACCAACAAAACTAAAATTCGTTACTAAAGAGGGTTTTGCTGCATATAGCGCTATATGCACACATATGGGTTGTACTGTTGAATGGTATCCCAACAAGCAGTTCTCCTTCAATTTCCCGCATCTATTTTGCCCATGTCATCAATCGGTTTTCGATGTATTTCATGGCGCAAAAGTGCTGGCAGGACCAGCACCAAGACCACTACCTCAATTACCAATTATGGTAGCAAATAATGAAATAGTTGCTGCGGGTGATTTTGATGGCCCGATAGGACCATTACCAGGAGGTAAGTAA
- a CDS encoding cytochrome b, whose protein sequence is MYRWLDERLNLERFKKKYLSKVFPVHPTFFFGEIALFSFVILVLTGIYLLFSYVPSSEIVTVGGKKMPASYYSILLINKQPLGLIIRYVHHWAAHLMIAALILHMARVFFTGSFKKPREINWLVGMILFTLAILAGFTGYSLPFDALSVVATGIGYEIANSIPYVGNAIANFFFNGHFPASGSLPRLFMYHVVLLPALLSATIGLHMLIMIKQKHTQPAKNKEIVGPDKILGIPLYPQQISLMLFVFLSTTALLFFMASLLPVHNVEYFGPPTLQTPMVKPDWYLLWIYGIIKLIPGSWNIPLSATASIDPEVIGGVIAPGIILTIIALAPFFYKNDEFVNHLEPVSKRPIGTSLGVAFIVLFIVLSFTGYQAELNIPIWVCRIYTVVLPIIAFVITYLIIKKPFRS, encoded by the coding sequence ATGTATAGATGGCTGGATGAAAGACTTAATTTGGAGAGATTTAAAAAGAAATACCTATCAAAGGTTTTTCCTGTTCACCCTACATTCTTTTTTGGAGAGATAGCTCTATTTAGTTTTGTAATTCTTGTTCTTACAGGTATTTACCTGCTGTTTAGCTATGTTCCTTCTTCAGAAATTGTTACTGTGGGTGGTAAGAAAATGCCCGCCTCTTATTATTCTATACTCTTGATAAATAAACAACCTCTCGGTTTAATTATCAGATATGTTCATCACTGGGCAGCTCATCTTATGATAGCTGCTTTAATTTTACATATGGCAAGGGTATTTTTTACAGGGTCATTTAAAAAACCCAGAGAGATCAACTGGCTTGTGGGCATGATTCTTTTTACACTTGCTATTCTTGCAGGCTTTACCGGTTATTCATTACCATTTGATGCGCTTTCTGTTGTTGCAACAGGTATTGGTTATGAAATCGCCAATTCCATTCCTTATGTTGGTAATGCTATTGCAAATTTCTTTTTTAATGGGCATTTTCCTGCATCAGGTTCGTTACCCAGATTATTTATGTATCATGTGGTGCTGTTGCCCGCCTTGCTATCTGCAACAATTGGTTTACATATGTTGATAATGATAAAACAGAAACATACTCAACCTGCTAAAAATAAAGAAATTGTTGGTCCTGATAAGATTCTTGGAATTCCTTTATATCCCCAGCAAATAAGTTTAATGCTGTTTGTATTTTTATCCACAACAGCTCTGTTGTTTTTTATGGCTTCTTTATTGCCCGTTCACAATGTAGAATATTTTGGACCTCCAACGCTGCAAACGCCAATGGTTAAACCTGATTGGTATCTATTGTGGATATACGGTATTATTAAGCTAATTCCAGGTAGCTGGAATATACCTTTATCAGCCACAGCATCTATAGATCCAGAGGTGATAGGAGGCGTTATAGCGCCCGGTATTATTTTAACAATAATTGCACTCGCACCGTTCTTTTATAAAAATGATGAGTTTGTTAATCATCTGGAGCCTGTAAGCAAAAGACCTATAGGAACATCTTTAGGTGTAGCATTTATCGTGTTGTTTATAGTTTTGAGTTTTACAGGTTATCAGGCAGAACTCAATATCCCCATATGGGTATGTAGAATATACACTGTTGTTTTACCGATTATTGCCTTTGTAATTACCTATTTAATCATTAAAAAACCTTTTAGAAGTTGA
- a CDS encoding c-type cytochrome — protein sequence MKSFFSKSIILAAAMSLSISTSSIAGGCMGQHCKMMGNSADASSTMASTGNNAYNLVKANGCLACHAVDQNKVGPAYKVIAETNKKLYGDKALAVIEKSIEKGSKGKYKKLGIQAAMPPYGYLGKEKIEEIAKWILSLSK from the coding sequence ATGAAAAGTTTCTTTTCAAAAAGCATAATTTTGGCAGCAGCTATGTCTTTATCTATTTCAACGTCATCTATAGCTGGGGGATGCATGGGCCAACATTGCAAGATGATGGGCAATAGTGCTGATGCTTCATCAACGATGGCTTCAACAGGTAATAATGCCTATAATCTTGTAAAAGCTAATGGGTGTCTTGCATGCCATGCTGTTGATCAAAACAAAGTTGGTCCTGCATATAAAGTTATTGCCGAGACAAATAAAAAATTATACGGAGATAAAGCTTTGGCTGTTATTGAAAAATCCATTGAGAAGGGTTCCAAAGGCAAATACAAAAAACTTGGCATTCAGGCTGCTATGCCTCCCTATGGATATTTAGGTAAGGAAAAAATTGAAGAAATAGCAAAATGGATCCTGTCTCTTTCTAAGTAA